One Pseudomonas sp. AN-1 genomic region harbors:
- a CDS encoding helix-turn-helix transcriptional regulator yields MAANVHPLRAAGASKVAAGALPFDPATTLIRMPELLALTGLGGRATVYRVLKDDPTFPRPVPLSASTARSAPVAWVLGEVQEWIRTRIAARGSAA; encoded by the coding sequence ATGGCCGCCAACGTCCACCCGCTGCGCGCTGCTGGCGCCAGCAAGGTCGCTGCCGGGGCGCTCCCGTTCGATCCGGCCACCACGCTTATCCGCATGCCCGAGCTGCTCGCCCTGACTGGCCTTGGTGGCCGGGCGACTGTGTATCGCGTGCTCAAGGATGACCCGACATTCCCCCGGCCGGTGCCACTGAGCGCCAGCACCGCCCGAAGCGCCCCGGTGGCCTGGGTTCTGGGGGAGGTTCAAGAATGGATTCGGACGCGCATCGCCGCCCGTGGGAGTGCTGCATGA